The proteins below come from a single Thermococcus sp. genomic window:
- the rpsB gene encoding 30S ribosomal protein S2 — protein MEEYLVPLDQYLAAGVHIGTQQKTQDMKKFIYRVRQDGLYVLDVRKTDERLKVAGKFLAKFDPESILAVSVRLYGQKPVKKFGEVTGARAIPGRFLPGTMTNPQVKNFFEPDVIIVTDPRADHQAMKEAVEIGIPIVALVDTENFLSYVDLAIPTNNKGRKALALIYWILAREILYNRKEIENREDFKIPVEDFEMRIIRT, from the coding sequence ATGGAGGAATATCTCGTTCCACTTGATCAGTATCTAGCGGCCGGTGTCCACATCGGAACCCAGCAGAAGACCCAAGACATGAAGAAGTTTATCTACCGTGTCAGGCAGGACGGTCTCTACGTCCTTGACGTGAGGAAGACCGACGAGAGGCTTAAAGTTGCAGGTAAATTCTTGGCTAAGTTCGACCCAGAGAGCATTCTCGCGGTTAGTGTCAGGCTCTACGGTCAGAAGCCGGTTAAGAAGTTCGGTGAGGTCACCGGTGCGAGGGCAATCCCCGGCCGTTTCCTCCCGGGAACAATGACTAACCCCCAGGTCAAGAACTTCTTTGAGCCGGACGTCATTATCGTTACCGACCCAAGGGCAGACCACCAGGCCATGAAGGAGGCCGTTGAGATTGGAATCCCGATTGTTGCCCTCGTTGACACAGAAAACTTCCTCAGCTACGTTGATCTTGCCATTCCAACGAACAACAAGGGAAGGAAAGCACTCGCGCTCATCTACTGGATACTCGCGAGGGAGATACTCTACAACAGGAAGGAAATTGAAAATAGGGAGGACTTTAAGATTCCAGTTGAAGACTTTGAGATGAGAATTATAAGAACCTGA
- a CDS encoding class I SAM-dependent methyltransferase: MTHYYSEEPGTPLKTKTIEVCLRGHCFKFITASGVFSFGKLDRGTELLIENMVLDENWRVLDLGCGYGAIGIVASRFVDHVIMTDVNRRAVSIARKNLKINGVRNAEVRWGSLYEPVKGEKFDSIITNPPVHAGKEILREIVINAPRHLNDGGLLQLVIKTKQGAKYIKALMEEHFTEVRELAKGSGYRVYAGIA; the protein is encoded by the coding sequence ATGACCCACTACTACTCAGAAGAGCCGGGCACGCCTTTGAAGACCAAGACCATAGAGGTCTGTCTTAGGGGGCACTGCTTCAAGTTCATCACAGCTAGCGGGGTGTTTTCCTTCGGCAAACTCGACAGGGGAACCGAACTTCTGATAGAGAACATGGTTCTCGATGAGAACTGGCGCGTTCTGGATTTGGGCTGTGGCTACGGTGCCATTGGCATCGTCGCCTCCCGCTTCGTTGACCATGTTATTATGACCGACGTGAACAGGAGAGCGGTTAGCATAGCGAGGAAAAACTTAAAAATCAACGGCGTTAGAAACGCCGAGGTCAGGTGGGGAAGCCTCTACGAGCCAGTTAAAGGGGAAAAATTCGACTCAATCATCACCAATCCCCCAGTGCACGCGGGAAAGGAAATCCTGAGGGAAATAGTTATAAACGCTCCCCGGCATCTCAACGATGGTGGCCTCCTGCAACTGGTGATTAAGACGAAGCAGGGGGCAAAGTATATTAAGGCCCTCATGGAGGAGCACTTTACCGAAGTGAGAGAGCTCGCGAAGGGGAGCGGTTACCGCGTGTACGCCGGGATTGCCTAG
- a CDS encoding 30S ribosomal protein S11 yields the protein MSEETQQVNLKKKEKWGVAHIYSSYNNTIIHITDLTGAETVSRWSGGMVVKADRDEPSPYAAMIAAKRAAEEAMEKGFVGVHIKVRAPGGSKSKTPGPGAQAAIRALARAGLKIGRVEDVTPIPHDGTRPKGGRRGRRV from the coding sequence ATGAGCGAGGAAACCCAGCAGGTTAACCTTAAGAAGAAGGAGAAGTGGGGAGTTGCTCACATTTACTCCTCCTACAACAACACGATAATACACATCACTGACCTCACCGGGGCCGAGACGGTCTCTAGATGGAGCGGTGGTATGGTCGTCAAGGCCGACAGGGACGAGCCTTCTCCGTACGCGGCCATGATTGCCGCCAAGAGGGCCGCTGAAGAGGCTATGGAGAAGGGCTTCGTCGGCGTTCACATCAAGGTTCGCGCCCCGGGAGGAAGCAAGAGCAAGACCCCCGGTCCGGGTGCCCAGGCGGCCATTAGAGCTCTCGCCAGGGCAGGCCTCAAGATAGGGCGCGTCGAGGACGTCACACCGATACCGCACGACGGAACCAGACCCAAGGGCGGTAGGCGCGGTAGGCGCGTCTGA
- a CDS encoding DNA-directed RNA polymerase subunit D: MEPKFKILEKREDSIKFIVEGIDVAFANALRRTILAEVPTFAVDEVEFFENDSALFDEIIAHRLAMIPLTTPVERFSLDSLELDDYTVTLSLEAEGPGVVYSGDLKSSDEEIKPANPDIPIVKLAEGQRLVFNAYAKLGRGKDHAKWQPGFVYYKYLTRIHVSKEVPDWEELKGLAERRGLPVEEKDDELVITTTKAFYLPRKFEPYEGEKIREEVVPETFVFTVETNGELPVEEIVSIALKILMRKSDRFINELHKLAD; this comes from the coding sequence ATGGAGCCGAAGTTTAAGATTCTGGAAAAGAGGGAGGACTCGATAAAGTTCATCGTTGAAGGCATAGACGTTGCCTTTGCCAACGCCCTCAGAAGGACTATTCTTGCCGAAGTTCCAACCTTTGCCGTTGATGAGGTCGAGTTCTTTGAAAACGACTCGGCTCTCTTTGATGAGATAATCGCCCACAGGCTCGCTATGATTCCCCTTACAACCCCGGTTGAAAGGTTTTCGCTCGATTCACTTGAGCTCGACGACTACACCGTTACCCTCTCCCTCGAGGCTGAGGGTCCGGGCGTGGTTTACTCCGGCGACCTCAAGAGTAGCGACGAGGAGATAAAACCCGCCAACCCTGACATTCCGATAGTCAAGCTCGCCGAGGGCCAGCGGTTAGTTTTCAACGCCTACGCAAAGCTCGGCCGTGGAAAGGACCACGCAAAGTGGCAACCCGGCTTCGTTTACTACAAGTATCTCACGAGAATACACGTGAGCAAGGAAGTCCCCGACTGGGAGGAGCTCAAGGGGCTCGCCGAGAGGAGAGGACTGCCCGTTGAGGAAAAGGACGACGAGCTTGTCATAACCACGACCAAGGCCTTCTACCTCCCGAGGAAGTTCGAGCCATATGAGGGCGAGAAGATTAGGGAAGAAGTAGTGCCCGAAACGTTCGTCTTTACCGTTGAAACTAACGGAGAGCTCCCCGTTGAGGAAATAGTGAGCATAGCTCTCAAGATACTGATGAGGAAGAGCGATAGATTTATAAACGAACTCCATAAATTAGCCGACTGA
- the rplM gene encoding 50S ribosomal protein L13 — MRIINAEGLILGRLASKVAKMLLEGEEVVIVNAEKAIITGNREDIFAKYKQRTELRTRTNPRRGPFYPKRSDEIVRRTVRGMLPWKTDRGRKAFRRLRVYVGIPKEFEGKELETISEAHMSRLSTPKYVTVGEVAKFLGGKF; from the coding sequence ATGAGGATTATTAATGCTGAAGGACTTATCCTTGGAAGGCTCGCCTCGAAGGTTGCCAAGATGCTCCTCGAGGGTGAGGAGGTCGTCATAGTCAACGCCGAGAAGGCCATCATCACCGGTAACAGGGAGGACATATTCGCCAAGTACAAGCAGAGAACCGAGCTCAGAACCAGGACCAACCCGAGAAGGGGTCCCTTCTACCCGAAGAGGAGCGATGAGATTGTCAGGAGAACAGTCAGGGGCATGCTCCCCTGGAAGACCGACCGCGGAAGGAAGGCTTTCAGAAGGCTTAGGGTCTACGTTGGTATTCCAAAGGAATTCGAGGGCAAGGAACTTGAGACCATAAGCGAGGCTCACATGTCGAGGCTTTCGACTCCAAAGTATGTCACCGTTGGTGAGGTTGCCAAGTTCCTCGGTGGAAAGTTCTGA
- a CDS encoding DNA-directed RNA polymerase subunit K, which translates to MFKYTRFEKARIIGARALQIAMGAPVLIDVPEGITPLQAALMEFEKGIIPLTVIRPS; encoded by the coding sequence ATGTTCAAGTACACCCGCTTTGAGAAGGCCCGCATTATCGGTGCGAGGGCGTTGCAGATAGCCATGGGCGCTCCCGTGCTTATAGACGTCCCTGAGGGAATCACGCCCCTCCAGGCGGCCCTCATGGAGTTCGAGAAGGGAATAATACCCCTCACCGTAATAAGGCCGAGCTGA
- a CDS encoding DNA-directed RNA polymerase subunit N: MIVPVRCFTCGKVLADKYYEFKKRVEAGEDPAKVLDDLGVERYCCRRTLLSHVELIDQVMVYKVY, from the coding sequence ATGATAGTTCCCGTCAGGTGCTTCACCTGCGGAAAGGTGCTGGCCGACAAATACTACGAGTTCAAGAAGAGGGTCGAGGCAGGGGAAGACCCTGCTAAAGTGCTGGACGACCTCGGTGTCGAGAGGTACTGTTGCAGGAGAACGCTCCTCAGCCACGTGGAGCTCATCGACCAGGTAATGGTTTATAAAGTCTACTAA
- a CDS encoding PadR family transcriptional regulator: protein MTTPIERLRNKVTKEVLWLYILRLLKERPMYAYELKERIKEAFDFEPATVSSYVVLYKLEKEGYVTAEWQESETGKPARKYYRLTPKGEELLKEGIEFLEETLKKLKKT from the coding sequence ATGACAACCCCAATAGAAAGATTAAGGAATAAGGTCACGAAGGAAGTGCTCTGGCTTTATATCTTGAGGCTTCTCAAAGAAAGGCCAATGTATGCCTATGAACTGAAAGAGCGCATAAAAGAGGCATTTGATTTTGAACCAGCAACAGTCAGTTCATATGTAGTTCTCTACAAGCTTGAAAAGGAAGGTTATGTAACTGCGGAATGGCAGGAAAGCGAGACTGGAAAACCGGCCAGAAAGTACTACAGGCTCACGCCCAAGGGCGAAGAATTGCTAAAAGAGGGGATAGAGTTTCTGGAAGAAACACTGAAAAAGTTGAAGAAAACCTAG
- a CDS encoding metallophosphoesterase, translated as MVYVAVLANINGNLPALAKALEKIEALKEEGYEIEKYYILGNVVGLFPYPREVLDTLDDLIRNNTVKVIRGEFDQVIAASDPHAEGPDYIDKLNYPDYVKKALKYTWENLGHEGREFIRDLPIYLVDKIGKNDIFGVYGSPLNPFEGQVLPDQPTSYYEAIMRPVKDYEILFVASPKYPVNAMTRYGRVICPGSIGYPPSKNHKATFALVDVDTLHAKFIEVEYEKEKKLVEEKIKREGLPEELVKILYRGKV; from the coding sequence ATGGTGTACGTGGCCGTTTTAGCGAACATAAACGGTAACCTTCCGGCTTTGGCCAAGGCTCTCGAAAAGATAGAGGCCCTTAAGGAGGAAGGATACGAGATTGAAAAGTACTACATTCTTGGAAACGTTGTAGGACTATTCCCGTATCCGCGGGAGGTTCTTGATACTCTCGATGACCTCATCAGGAACAACACCGTCAAGGTCATCAGGGGCGAGTTTGACCAAGTAATAGCGGCCAGCGATCCTCATGCAGAGGGTCCTGATTACATTGATAAGCTCAACTATCCAGATTACGTCAAGAAGGCCCTCAAGTACACATGGGAAAACCTCGGACATGAAGGCAGAGAGTTCATAAGGGACCTGCCGATTTATTTAGTGGACAAGATTGGTAAAAACGACATCTTTGGTGTCTACGGAAGTCCACTGAACCCATTCGAGGGACAAGTTCTCCCCGACCAGCCGACGAGCTACTACGAGGCCATAATGAGGCCCGTGAAGGACTACGAGATATTATTCGTTGCATCACCGAAATACCCAGTTAATGCAATGACCCGGTATGGTAGGGTAATCTGTCCGGGAAGCATTGGTTATCCACCAAGCAAGAACCACAAAGCAACTTTCGCTCTGGTTGATGTTGACACGCTTCATGCAAAGTTCATCGAGGTTGAATATGAGAAGGAGAAGAAGCTTGTGGAGGAGAAAATCAAAAGGGAAGGCCTCCCTGAGGAGCTCGTCAAGATTCTCTACCGCGGGAAGGTTTAA
- a CDS encoding 30S ribosomal protein S4 has translation MGDPKRQRKKYETPSHPWIKERLDRERVLKRKYALKNKKELWRHETQLKEFRRRARRLLAARGKQAEIERQQLLQRLYRLGLLPADAVLDDVLSLTVEDVLERRLQTIVYKKGLARTIKQARQLIVHGHIEVNGQIIRSPGYLVLREEEDAITYAKNSPFAKESHPERMVIEQAKQGGEA, from the coding sequence ATGGGAGACCCGAAGAGGCAGAGGAAGAAGTATGAAACTCCCTCTCACCCCTGGATTAAGGAGAGACTCGACCGCGAGAGGGTTCTGAAGAGGAAGTACGCCCTCAAGAACAAGAAGGAGCTCTGGCGCCACGAGACCCAGCTCAAGGAGTTCAGGCGTAGGGCGAGAAGACTCCTCGCGGCCCGTGGAAAGCAGGCCGAAATTGAGAGGCAGCAGCTCCTCCAGAGGCTCTACAGGCTCGGCCTTCTCCCGGCCGATGCCGTTCTCGATGACGTTCTCTCTCTCACAGTTGAGGACGTCCTCGAGAGAAGGTTGCAGACCATCGTTTACAAGAAGGGTCTCGCTAGAACAATTAAGCAGGCCAGACAGCTCATAGTCCACGGCCATATCGAGGTCAACGGCCAGATAATCCGCTCGCCGGGTTATCTCGTCCTCCGCGAGGAGGAGGATGCCATAACCTACGCGAAGAACTCTCCCTTCGCCAAGGAATCCCACCCCGAGAGGATGGTTATTGAACAGGCCAAGCAGGGTGGTGAGGCATGA
- a CDS encoding SDR family NAD(P)-dependent oxidoreductase yields the protein MKTALVTGATGGIGRLLVRALIEKGFHVVGVGRRKERLEELKSLGNFSYIVADLSEPNVARKIADSLGGFGVKRLDVLVNNVGYAIKKPLLDHTDEELENLFKVNALAPVELTRELLPLLGEGSTVVFVRSEVAFVNIPELPSYCAAKGALHYLTVNLERELKDRGIQVMRVYPKQVKTEFFTRNNVPYPTGSIEPEDVVKEIMRGLEKGKREVFVPGYLKLIRYLPNWPVFTYRFRH from the coding sequence ATGAAAACCGCTCTGGTTACTGGCGCAACCGGGGGCATCGGCAGGCTCCTTGTCAGGGCTCTTATTGAAAAGGGCTTTCACGTTGTTGGTGTGGGCAGGAGGAAGGAACGGCTTGAGGAACTAAAGTCTCTTGGGAACTTCTCCTATATCGTGGCCGATTTGAGCGAGCCCAACGTCGCAAGAAAGATTGCCGATTCCCTTGGAGGGTTTGGTGTTAAAAGGCTTGATGTTCTCGTAAACAACGTCGGTTACGCAATCAAGAAACCTCTGCTTGACCATACCGACGAAGAGCTTGAGAACCTTTTCAAGGTAAACGCCCTCGCTCCTGTGGAACTTACCCGTGAGCTTCTGCCCCTCCTTGGTGAGGGTTCGACCGTTGTTTTTGTGAGAAGCGAAGTTGCCTTCGTGAACATCCCGGAGTTGCCGTCATACTGCGCCGCTAAGGGAGCCCTGCACTATCTTACGGTAAACCTTGAGAGGGAACTAAAGGACAGGGGAATCCAGGTTATGCGCGTTTATCCCAAGCAGGTTAAAACGGAGTTTTTCACAAGGAATAACGTGCCCTATCCAACGGGTTCGATAGAACCCGAAGATGTCGTTAAGGAAATAATGAGAGGCCTTGAGAAGGGCAAGCGGGAGGTTTTCGTGCCCGGTTATCTGAAGCTCATCAGGTACCTTCCCAACTGGCCCGTTTTCACGTATCGCTTCCGGCATTAG
- a CDS encoding RNA-guided pseudouridylation complex pseudouridine synthase subunit Cbf5 → MARDEVRRILPADIKREVLIKDEKAETNPKWGFPPEKRPIEMHMQFGIINLDKPPGPTSHEVVAWIKKLFNLSKAGHGGTLDPKVSGVLPVALERATRVVQALLPAGKEYVALMHLHGDVPEDKILAVMKEFQGEIIQRPPLRSAVKRRLRTRKVYYIDVLEIDGRDVLFRVGVEAGTYIRSLIHHIGLALGVGAHMAELRRTRSGPFKEDETLVTLHDLVDYYHFWKEDGIEKYFRQAIQPMEKAVEHLPKVWIRDSAVSAVTHGADLAVPGIVKLHKGIKRGDLVAIMTLKDELVALGKAMMTSGEMLQRSKGIAVDVDKVFMPREWYPKLWAK, encoded by the coding sequence ATGGCAAGGGATGAAGTTAGGAGAATCCTTCCGGCAGATATAAAGCGGGAAGTGTTGATTAAGGACGAGAAGGCCGAGACCAACCCGAAGTGGGGCTTTCCGCCAGAGAAGAGACCGATAGAGATGCACATGCAGTTCGGCATAATAAACCTCGACAAACCGCCGGGACCCACGAGTCATGAAGTTGTTGCGTGGATTAAGAAGCTCTTCAACTTGAGCAAAGCCGGCCACGGTGGAACCCTTGACCCGAAGGTCAGTGGTGTTTTGCCGGTTGCTCTGGAGAGGGCCACCAGAGTTGTTCAGGCACTTTTGCCAGCAGGAAAGGAGTACGTTGCTTTGATGCACCTCCACGGTGACGTCCCCGAGGACAAAATCCTAGCCGTAATGAAGGAGTTCCAGGGAGAGATTATCCAGAGACCACCGCTGAGGAGCGCGGTTAAAAGAAGGTTGAGGACGAGGAAGGTTTACTACATTGATGTCCTCGAGATAGATGGCAGGGACGTTTTGTTCAGGGTGGGTGTCGAGGCAGGAACCTACATCCGTTCGCTCATTCACCACATAGGTTTAGCCCTTGGCGTCGGCGCCCACATGGCCGAGCTTAGGAGGACGAGAAGTGGCCCATTTAAGGAAGACGAGACGCTGGTGACGCTTCACGACCTCGTTGATTACTACCACTTCTGGAAGGAGGACGGCATTGAGAAATATTTCCGGCAGGCTATACAACCGATGGAGAAGGCAGTGGAACACCTTCCCAAGGTCTGGATTAGGGATTCTGCAGTTTCAGCGGTCACCCATGGTGCCGATTTGGCCGTTCCGGGGATAGTCAAGCTCCACAAGGGCATCAAGAGGGGCGATCTTGTTGCCATAATGACCCTCAAGGACGAGCTGGTTGCGCTTGGAAAGGCCATGATGACAAGCGGTGAGATGCTTCAGAGGAGCAAGGGTATAGCCGTCGATGTGGACAAGGTCTTCATGCCGAGGGAGTGGTATCCGAAACTTTGGGCCAAGTGA
- a CDS encoding 30S ribosomal protein S9, translated as MRVIQTAGKRKTAIARATIREGKGRVRINHKPVEIIEPEIARFTIMEPLILAGEEIVSKVDIDVKVEGGGFMGQAEAARVAIARALVEWTNDMNLKEKFMKYDRTMLVGDSRRTEPHKPNRSTKGPRAKRQKSYR; from the coding sequence ATGAGGGTCATCCAGACTGCCGGAAAGAGGAAGACGGCCATTGCGAGGGCCACTATAAGAGAAGGAAAGGGAAGGGTGAGAATCAACCACAAGCCCGTTGAGATAATTGAACCCGAGATAGCGCGCTTCACCATCATGGAACCGCTCATCCTTGCCGGCGAGGAGATAGTCAGCAAGGTTGACATCGACGTCAAGGTCGAGGGCGGTGGCTTCATGGGACAGGCCGAAGCGGCTCGTGTTGCCATAGCCCGCGCGTTAGTTGAGTGGACCAACGACATGAACTTGAAGGAAAAGTTTATGAAGTACGACAGGACTATGCTCGTTGGCGACAGCAGGAGAACCGAGCCCCACAAGCCCAACCGCTCAACCAAGGGTCCGAGAGCCAAGAGGCAGAAGTCCTACCGTTGA
- a CDS encoding FUN14 domain-containing protein, whose amino-acid sequence MEFNINTMFSDMGVGAIVGFVTGYALKKLMKLAMALIGVYVLSLFYLQQKGVITINTDKLFNLTNNITQQVVNVSQKVLGILPGTSAFVAGFYLGFKKG is encoded by the coding sequence ATGGAGTTCAACATAAATACCATGTTTAGTGATATGGGTGTTGGGGCTATTGTGGGTTTTGTTACTGGATATGCCCTTAAAAAATTGATGAAACTGGCTATGGCTTTGATAGGAGTATACGTTCTAAGTCTGTTTTACCTCCAACAGAAAGGCGTGATAACCATCAACACGGATAAGCTTTTCAACCTCACAAACAACATTACTCAGCAGGTTGTTAACGTAAGTCAGAAAGTTCTTGGAATCCTTCCAGGGACTAGTGCTTTTGTTGCAGGCTTTTATTTGGGTTTTAAAAAAGGTTAA
- a CDS encoding 50S ribosomal protein L18e has protein sequence MVKRTGPTDINLRRLIRALRKKSNEEGVKIWKDIAWRLERPRRQRAEVNVSKINRYTKEGDTVIVPGSVLGAGKLEHKVIVAAWKFSETARKKIVEAGGEAITIEELMERNPKGSGVIIME, from the coding sequence ATGGTCAAGAGAACAGGACCCACCGATATTAACCTGAGGAGGCTCATTCGGGCACTCAGGAAGAAATCAAACGAGGAAGGAGTTAAGATATGGAAGGACATTGCCTGGCGCCTTGAGAGGCCGAGAAGACAGAGGGCCGAGGTAAACGTCAGCAAGATAAACCGCTACACCAAGGAGGGTGACACCGTTATCGTCCCGGGAAGCGTTCTTGGTGCAGGAAAGCTTGAGCACAAGGTTATCGTCGCCGCCTGGAAGTTCAGCGAGACTGCTAGGAAAAAGATAGTCGAGGCCGGGGGAGAGGCCATAACCATCGAGGAGCTTATGGAGAGGAACCCGAAGGGTAGTGGAGTAATCATAATGGAGTGA
- a CDS encoding 50S ribosomal protein L14e yields the protein MPAIEIGRIAVVIAGRRAGQKVVVADIIDKNFVLVTGAGLNKVKRRRMNVKHLEPLPEKVNIERGASDEEIKKALEEAGISLE from the coding sequence ATGCCAGCTATCGAGATTGGGAGGATTGCCGTCGTTATTGCCGGAAGGAGGGCCGGACAGAAGGTCGTCGTTGCCGACATAATAGACAAGAACTTCGTCCTCGTTACCGGCGCTGGACTGAACAAGGTCAAGCGCAGGAGGATGAACGTCAAGCACCTTGAACCCCTTCCGGAGAAGGTTAACATCGAGCGCGGTGCTTCCGACGAGGAGATAAAGAAGGCCCTCGAAGAGGCCGGCATAAGCCTTGAGTGA
- a CDS encoding 30S ribosomal protein S13: protein MTENFRHIVRVAGVDLDGHKQLRWALTGIKGIGINFATMVLRVAGLDPYMKAGYLTDEQVKLIEKILEDPVAHGIPAWAVNRPKDYETGKDMHLITAKLVMAWREDINRLRRIRAYRGIRHELGLPLRGQRTRSNFRHGTTVGVSRRKK, encoded by the coding sequence ATGACCGAGAACTTCAGGCACATAGTCCGTGTTGCGGGCGTTGATTTGGACGGACATAAGCAGTTGAGATGGGCACTGACAGGGATTAAGGGAATAGGAATAAACTTCGCAACTATGGTGCTCAGGGTTGCAGGGCTTGACCCCTACATGAAGGCCGGTTACCTCACCGACGAGCAGGTTAAGCTCATAGAGAAAATCCTTGAGGACCCCGTGGCCCACGGAATCCCTGCATGGGCGGTTAACAGGCCGAAGGACTACGAGACCGGCAAGGACATGCACCTCATTACGGCCAAGCTCGTTATGGCATGGCGTGAGGACATCAACAGGCTGAGGAGGATAAGGGCTTACCGCGGTATAAGGCACGAGCTTGGTCTGCCTCTCCGCGGTCAGAGAACGAGGTCCAACTTCAGGCACGGAACTACCGTCGGTGTTAGCAGGAGGAAGAAGTGA
- a CDS encoding 50S ribosomal protein L40e — protein MARFPEAEARIFRKLICMRCGATNPWGAKKCRKCGYKGLRPKAREPRGGGR, from the coding sequence ATGGCGAGATTTCCCGAGGCTGAGGCAAGAATCTTTAGAAAGCTTATCTGCATGCGCTGTGGTGCAACGAACCCATGGGGCGCAAAAAAATGCAGGAAGTGTGGCTACAAGGGGCTTCGCCCTAAGGCCAGAGAACCACGCGGTGGAGGACGCTGA